A DNA window from Pyxidicoccus xibeiensis contains the following coding sequences:
- a CDS encoding sensor histidine kinase, with protein sequence MKATDALEEWQSNDAVVRFASRLEQELRNNFARDASPNEIEELISIAIARILGLPDKLPSRIQTAELDRLAKRVRKEVFVQLRPWEATRVDGYATAIRATRIVNSAVLLTPVGHVFLELTGRDAIRWLLHVEATQSIGPTDPWRVSRDTAHALLQNPTWEIGYFEQQEGDFQHDWRTLFRLQAFGLLTISEDESTGSTHIHTFASGQSLLAEIEEEAESPMSILAGTLLSDLTLSVAESMTRAGSSDVSTARANATAEATARQARMVAHEIRNTLVPVKTSLSALYRELLLESPTEVLGRRRERIDRGIDAMFRFVEQLVELSKLAATPPEPFDLLTAIHDALASVEQDAGGCLDPVLPEALPPVSGHRARAVLALANVLRNATQFIPSAAPIVRIQAEVVDSARAVRVTVEDNGPGVPENMRQAIFDEGVSLRSGGSGLGLALVKEVFEKEMRGLVACDASPLGGARFTIRIPVTGVERP encoded by the coding sequence GTGAAAGCGACTGACGCCCTCGAAGAATGGCAGAGCAACGATGCGGTGGTCCGCTTCGCCTCGCGCCTCGAGCAAGAGCTCCGCAACAACTTCGCGAGAGATGCATCACCCAACGAAATCGAAGAACTCATCAGCATTGCAATCGCCAGAATCCTCGGCCTTCCCGACAAGCTGCCAAGCCGGATTCAGACCGCGGAGCTCGACCGCCTGGCGAAAAGAGTCCGCAAGGAGGTCTTCGTCCAACTTCGCCCGTGGGAAGCAACCCGGGTCGATGGCTACGCAACCGCCATCCGGGCCACGCGCATCGTCAACTCCGCCGTCCTCCTCACGCCTGTCGGGCATGTCTTCCTGGAGCTCACGGGGAGAGACGCGATTCGTTGGCTCCTCCATGTTGAAGCAACACAGTCGATTGGTCCGACAGACCCCTGGCGCGTCAGCCGAGACACTGCGCATGCGCTGCTTCAGAACCCGACATGGGAGATCGGCTACTTCGAGCAACAAGAGGGGGACTTTCAACACGACTGGAGAACCCTGTTCAGGCTCCAGGCGTTCGGGCTCCTGACCATCTCCGAAGACGAAAGCACCGGCTCCACCCACATCCACACCTTTGCCTCGGGCCAATCACTCCTTGCTGAGATCGAGGAGGAGGCCGAGTCCCCCATGTCCATCCTGGCAGGGACTCTCCTCTCAGACCTCACACTCTCCGTGGCCGAATCGATGACCCGCGCTGGAAGCAGCGATGTGTCGACGGCACGAGCCAACGCCACAGCGGAAGCAACGGCTCGGCAGGCGCGGATGGTGGCCCACGAAATCCGCAACACCCTGGTGCCCGTCAAGACCTCACTCAGCGCCCTGTACCGCGAGTTGCTGTTGGAATCCCCCACCGAAGTCCTGGGCCGGCGGCGAGAGCGCATCGACCGCGGTATCGACGCGATGTTTCGATTCGTCGAGCAGCTGGTCGAGCTCTCGAAGCTCGCCGCCACCCCTCCTGAGCCCTTCGACCTGTTGACGGCGATCCACGACGCGCTCGCCAGCGTCGAGCAGGACGCAGGTGGATGCCTCGATCCAGTCCTGCCAGAAGCCCTTCCTCCGGTTTCTGGCCACCGGGCCCGTGCGGTGCTGGCACTCGCCAACGTCCTGCGAAACGCAACCCAGTTCATTCCATCCGCCGCCCCCATCGTCCGCATCCAGGCCGAAGTCGTCGACTCGGCTCGTGCCGTGCGCGTCACCGTCGAGGACAACGGACCTGGAGTACCCGAGAACATGCGGCAGGCCATCTTCGACGAGGGGGTCTCACTGCGCTCGGGAGGAAGTGGGCTCGGTCTTGCACTCGTGAAGGAGGTGTTCGAAAAGGAGATGCGGGGGCTCGTTGCCTGTGACGCATCCCCCCTCGGTGGTGCACGCTTCACCATTCGCATCCCGGTCACTGGCGTGGAGCGCCCATGA
- a CDS encoding DUF1028 domain-containing protein, with product MSRLVACLVLLALPALATEPAAVPRRPVHTYSIVARDSATGELGVAVQSHWFSVGSTVPWAEAGVGAIATQSFVDPSYGKLGLELMRAGRAAPDALKGLLAADSAPGVRQVAMVDAQGRVAAHTGDSCIAAAGHLVGEGFSVQANMMEKDTVWPAMAKAFRESKGDLAERMLAALEAAEAQGGDIRGKQSAALIVVAAKPSGRPWADRKFDLRVDDAAEPLKELRRLVTLQRAYNFMNEGDLAIERKDTDGALKAYAAAEKLAPGNAEMVFWHAISLVGVGRVDEALPLLQRTYKADPRWRELVTRLPKAGLLPNDPKLLGRLTGTKPAK from the coding sequence ATGTCGCGTCTCGTTGCCTGCCTCGTCCTGCTCGCGCTCCCCGCCCTGGCCACCGAGCCAGCCGCGGTGCCCCGCCGTCCCGTGCACACGTACTCCATCGTCGCCCGGGACTCGGCCACGGGGGAGCTGGGCGTGGCCGTGCAGTCCCACTGGTTCTCGGTGGGCTCCACCGTCCCCTGGGCCGAGGCCGGCGTGGGGGCCATCGCCACGCAGTCCTTCGTGGACCCGTCGTACGGCAAGCTGGGCCTGGAGCTGATGCGCGCGGGCCGCGCCGCCCCGGATGCGCTGAAGGGGCTGCTCGCCGCGGACAGCGCCCCCGGCGTGCGGCAGGTGGCCATGGTGGACGCCCAGGGCCGCGTGGCCGCGCACACGGGGGACAGCTGCATCGCCGCCGCCGGCCACCTCGTCGGCGAGGGCTTCTCCGTGCAGGCCAACATGATGGAGAAGGACACCGTGTGGCCCGCCATGGCGAAGGCCTTCCGCGAGTCCAAGGGCGACCTGGCCGAGCGGATGCTCGCGGCGCTCGAGGCCGCCGAGGCGCAGGGCGGCGACATCCGCGGCAAGCAGTCCGCCGCCCTCATCGTCGTGGCCGCGAAGCCGTCGGGCCGTCCGTGGGCGGACCGGAAGTTCGACCTGCGCGTGGACGACGCGGCCGAGCCGCTCAAGGAGCTGCGCCGGCTCGTCACGCTCCAGCGCGCCTACAACTTCATGAACGAGGGCGACCTCGCCATCGAGCGCAAGGACACGGACGGCGCCCTGAAGGCGTACGCGGCGGCGGAGAAGCTCGCGCCCGGCAACGCGGAGATGGTGTTCTGGCACGCCATCTCCCTGGTGGGCGTGGGGCGCGTGGACGAGGCGCTGCCGCTCCTCCAGCGCACGTACAAGGCGGACCCGCGCTGGCGCGAGCTCGTCACGCGGCTGCCGAAAGCGGGCCTGCTCCCGAACGACCCGAAGCTCCTCGGCCGGCTGACGGGCACGAAGCCCGCGAAGTAG
- a CDS encoding Ig-like domain-containing alpha-2-macroglobulin family protein, giving the protein MTPQSVVPHQSPRATRARWPLAALLAVTTLAACKQDKTPASPSAPAEQGSGSTSTPTGAPSAPGTAAGGTATGPGTQPAATPPSPESLTPVIRELAPEGLLPEAVVIEFPRAVMPSEGDVKPGTTVDITPRPQGSLSWTTPSTLTFRPSAPGFSPNTKYTVTVGSVWTPAGEVKPPSDGSWSYRFTTPAFRFVRLSPRQLDLPKGRVEVDVVFSGPVELAAVRSRGAFQVEGQAITEVKWSTIATARNVLTAQLTHPRLKPTATVRFALTEGLSAAAEGKATAPAAEATFALRDSKRLDVTGVFLKEGATGHYLEVSCRDSAPGAPAVAREFQEYDSYYWDDSNKGCMLDDAVAADAIHLTPPVKFTLTPSRRGFRLFGDFKRGPHALRIDAGTASVGGGTLLAPFAHAFSVPARKPQVSFASSGRYLPRSAWRNLPLQHLNLDEVELTVRNVPPENLVFWMGDDNTETVDERTSNVVAKRKLALKSAPDTLATTYVDVATLVPATTRGLVELSATSGEWRASTRILLTDLSLVAKRGGPAPGATDRGEVWVWALGMESTEPLSGVEVSLVKKSGQSVARCTTVGAEGCVLKVPPPGVDDSEPFALIARDGEELTYLKYSELKTEIANSDVQGEPYRGEKPYRASLWSDRGVYRPGDTAHVVAVLRAQDDVAPPVGMPVELVVVDPRERELRKVTLKTNEAGLVSLDVPFEAFQDTGRYRVTLKVADRDVASYGLSVEEFVPERMKVTARAEKEGYVQGEEVPVGVEAAYLFGGSAEGSPVELTCRLVPSEFKPKENAQYAYGVWRQGGAEPRPTTLGQVKGTLDAKGQALLRCPAQANTGGFRGAARLTALASVFESGSGRSTVGDASTQVHPEPYYVGLQANTRKVKAGKPFTVQGVVVDWDGKLVTGGGAGGKAPKSVDVEYVRLEEEYGYFYDEVEGYERYQRHLRPLREGRVTVPVKDGRFSVDVTPGEDAAGYLVRVRSGATQTDLELEGEGRYYWWGEGNRVDQTPRPLKPASLNVVLPASARVGQPVAVTLKVPYKGRLLLTAETDRVLTSEWKAVEPGEVTWSFKPAGFAPNVYVSAFLVKDPHLESKEAFMPDRAFGVASVTLEPVDYTQAVTMNVPKEVRSNDTLTVELDLGAVEGPTFATVAVVDEGILSLTRFQSPDPLKQLFTKRALGVDTYETIGWTLLVPPGGNSRSTGGDGEGDSAGRVQPVKPVALWSGVVAVPANGKLRVPFKLPQYRGAVRVMAVTAGKQRIGRASAQVLVRDPLVLQATLPRFLTQNDEIQVPVFVTNLSGKAQDVKVTLATESLPVPGLAQPATVGSPVQLLGKSEGRVRLEDGKSTTFVFQARAVQAVGAARMTVTVEGGGHTSRETLDVPLTPAGPRERRVQRVELAQGTTDLSKLLQGWVPTTERTTLWVTTNPYAQSLQHLSYLVRYPYGCVEQTTSSTRPLLFVSELLDTVDPTLTQGKPVGDLVLAGINRVLSMQTSAGGFAYWPGHTEPVDWGTAYATHMLLDAQKLKYPVPQDRLDDALAWMGNMLNNYEGRTGRHGGYSESSEAYMHYVLALGGKGRKARVQKMVEALAEKAKKTPLVGEEREQDYMLKAALWLAGDRRYEKELKSPDLSPVTDERKNNWSFYSDKRRRGFMLSTFQDLFGNDAAGEPLAQLVAESLQTHSSSGYTTQELVWGISGLGKRLQGTASTFSAPVLTAEGKTVAPVQDKAARTSDRTWALARASERQGLNLEVKSKDAGKLYLIVSSEGVRTDGQVKSGGQGLTLTRRWRKLDGTELALGADPVALADLVYVELEVRNTTAGRVQNIALVDRLPAGWEIENARLGRGGAVSWVDADALWSADYVNIRDDRMEVFGSLNSGESKKVVYAVRAVTAGTFQLPSAEAEAMYDPRLWAREKPGTVRVSGPWKDNLL; this is encoded by the coding sequence ATGACTCCGCAGTCCGTCGTCCCGCACCAATCGCCCCGCGCCACCCGCGCGCGCTGGCCCCTGGCTGCGCTCCTCGCCGTCACCACCCTCGCGGCCTGCAAGCAGGACAAGACGCCCGCGTCCCCGTCCGCCCCGGCGGAGCAGGGCTCCGGCTCCACCTCCACGCCCACGGGCGCCCCGTCCGCGCCCGGCACCGCGGCGGGCGGCACGGCCACGGGCCCCGGCACGCAGCCGGCCGCCACGCCGCCCTCGCCCGAGTCCCTGACGCCCGTCATCCGCGAGCTCGCCCCGGAGGGCCTCCTCCCGGAGGCGGTCGTCATCGAGTTCCCCCGCGCGGTCATGCCGTCCGAGGGTGACGTCAAGCCGGGCACCACCGTGGACATCACCCCCCGGCCGCAGGGCAGCCTGTCCTGGACGACGCCGTCCACCCTGACCTTCAGGCCGTCGGCGCCCGGCTTCAGCCCCAACACGAAGTACACCGTCACCGTGGGCTCGGTGTGGACGCCCGCGGGCGAGGTGAAGCCGCCGTCCGACGGCTCCTGGTCCTACCGCTTCACCACCCCGGCCTTCCGCTTCGTCCGCCTCTCGCCCCGGCAGTTGGACCTGCCCAAGGGCCGCGTGGAGGTCGACGTCGTCTTCTCCGGCCCGGTGGAGCTCGCCGCCGTGCGCTCGCGCGGCGCCTTCCAGGTCGAGGGCCAGGCCATCACCGAGGTGAAGTGGAGCACCATCGCCACCGCGCGCAACGTCCTCACCGCGCAGCTGACGCACCCGCGCCTCAAGCCCACGGCCACCGTGCGCTTCGCCCTGACGGAGGGGCTGTCCGCCGCGGCCGAAGGGAAGGCCACCGCCCCCGCGGCGGAGGCCACCTTCGCGCTGCGCGACAGCAAGCGCCTGGATGTCACCGGCGTCTTCCTGAAGGAGGGCGCCACCGGCCACTACCTCGAGGTGAGCTGCCGCGACTCGGCGCCGGGCGCGCCGGCCGTCGCGCGTGAGTTCCAGGAGTACGACTCGTACTACTGGGACGACAGCAACAAGGGCTGCATGCTGGACGACGCGGTGGCGGCGGACGCCATCCACCTGACGCCGCCGGTGAAGTTCACCCTCACCCCGTCCCGCAGGGGCTTCCGCCTCTTCGGTGACTTCAAGCGCGGGCCGCACGCGCTGCGCATCGACGCGGGCACGGCCTCGGTGGGCGGCGGCACGCTGCTGGCCCCCTTCGCGCACGCCTTCTCGGTGCCCGCGCGCAAGCCGCAGGTCTCCTTCGCCTCCTCCGGCCGCTACCTGCCGCGCAGCGCCTGGCGCAACCTGCCGCTGCAGCACCTCAACCTGGACGAGGTGGAGCTCACCGTCCGCAACGTCCCGCCGGAGAACCTCGTCTTCTGGATGGGCGACGACAACACGGAGACGGTGGACGAGCGCACCTCCAACGTGGTGGCGAAGCGCAAGCTGGCGCTGAAGTCCGCGCCGGACACCCTGGCCACCACCTACGTGGACGTGGCCACCCTGGTGCCCGCCACGACCCGGGGCCTGGTGGAGCTGTCCGCGACGAGCGGCGAGTGGCGTGCCTCCACCCGCATCCTCCTCACCGACCTGAGCCTCGTGGCCAAGCGCGGGGGCCCGGCCCCCGGCGCCACCGACAGGGGCGAGGTGTGGGTGTGGGCGCTGGGCATGGAGAGCACCGAGCCGCTGTCCGGCGTGGAGGTGTCGCTGGTGAAGAAGAGCGGGCAGAGCGTGGCCCGCTGCACCACGGTGGGCGCGGAGGGCTGCGTCCTCAAGGTCCCCCCGCCAGGCGTGGACGACAGCGAGCCCTTCGCCCTCATCGCCCGTGACGGCGAGGAGCTGACGTACCTCAAGTACAGCGAGCTGAAGACGGAGATTGCCAACTCGGACGTGCAGGGCGAGCCGTACCGGGGCGAGAAGCCCTACCGCGCCTCCCTCTGGTCCGACCGCGGCGTGTACCGCCCGGGAGACACCGCGCACGTCGTCGCGGTGCTGCGCGCCCAGGATGACGTGGCCCCGCCCGTGGGCATGCCGGTGGAGCTCGTCGTGGTGGACCCGCGCGAGCGCGAGCTGCGCAAGGTGACGCTGAAGACGAACGAGGCGGGCCTGGTGTCGCTGGACGTGCCCTTCGAGGCCTTCCAGGACACGGGCCGCTACCGCGTGACGCTGAAGGTGGCCGACCGCGACGTGGCCTCGTACGGCCTCAGCGTGGAGGAGTTCGTCCCCGAGCGGATGAAGGTGACGGCGCGCGCGGAGAAGGAAGGCTACGTCCAGGGCGAGGAGGTGCCGGTGGGCGTGGAGGCCGCGTACCTCTTCGGCGGCTCGGCCGAGGGCAGCCCGGTGGAGCTGACGTGCCGGCTGGTGCCGTCCGAATTCAAACCGAAGGAGAACGCGCAGTACGCGTACGGCGTCTGGCGCCAGGGCGGCGCCGAGCCCCGGCCGACGACGCTGGGGCAGGTGAAGGGCACGCTGGATGCCAAGGGCCAGGCGCTCTTGCGCTGCCCGGCGCAGGCGAACACGGGCGGCTTCCGGGGCGCGGCGAGGCTGACGGCGCTGGCCAGCGTCTTCGAGTCCGGCAGCGGCCGCTCCACCGTGGGTGACGCCTCCACGCAGGTGCACCCGGAGCCGTACTACGTGGGCCTCCAGGCGAACACGCGCAAGGTGAAGGCGGGCAAGCCCTTCACGGTGCAGGGCGTGGTGGTGGACTGGGACGGCAAGCTCGTCACCGGAGGAGGGGCGGGTGGCAAGGCGCCGAAGTCCGTGGACGTGGAGTACGTGCGCCTGGAGGAGGAGTACGGCTACTTCTACGACGAGGTCGAGGGCTACGAGCGCTACCAGCGCCACCTGCGCCCCCTGCGCGAGGGCCGCGTCACGGTGCCGGTGAAGGACGGCCGCTTCTCGGTGGACGTGACGCCGGGCGAGGACGCCGCCGGCTACCTGGTGCGGGTGCGCTCCGGCGCCACGCAGACGGACCTCGAGCTGGAGGGCGAGGGCCGCTACTACTGGTGGGGCGAGGGCAACCGCGTGGACCAGACGCCGCGCCCGCTCAAGCCCGCGTCCCTCAACGTGGTGCTGCCGGCCTCCGCGCGCGTGGGCCAGCCCGTCGCCGTGACGCTGAAGGTGCCCTACAAGGGCCGGCTGCTGCTCACCGCGGAGACGGACCGCGTGCTCACCAGCGAGTGGAAGGCCGTGGAGCCCGGCGAGGTGACGTGGAGCTTCAAGCCCGCGGGCTTCGCGCCCAACGTCTACGTGAGCGCCTTCCTGGTGAAGGACCCGCACCTTGAGTCCAAGGAGGCCTTCATGCCGGACCGCGCCTTCGGCGTGGCCAGCGTGACGCTGGAGCCGGTGGACTACACGCAGGCGGTGACGATGAACGTGCCCAAGGAGGTCCGCTCCAACGACACGCTGACGGTGGAGCTGGACCTGGGCGCGGTGGAGGGGCCGACCTTCGCCACGGTGGCGGTGGTGGACGAGGGCATCCTCTCGCTCACGCGCTTCCAGAGCCCGGACCCGCTCAAGCAGCTCTTCACCAAGCGCGCGCTGGGCGTGGACACGTATGAGACCATCGGCTGGACGCTGCTGGTGCCGCCGGGTGGCAACTCGCGCTCCACGGGTGGTGACGGCGAGGGGGACTCCGCCGGCCGCGTGCAGCCCGTCAAGCCGGTGGCGCTGTGGAGCGGCGTGGTGGCGGTGCCGGCCAACGGCAAGCTGCGCGTGCCCTTCAAGCTGCCGCAGTACCGGGGCGCGGTGCGGGTGATGGCGGTGACGGCGGGCAAGCAGCGCATCGGCCGCGCCAGCGCGCAGGTGCTGGTGAGAGACCCGCTGGTGCTCCAGGCCACGCTGCCGCGCTTCCTCACGCAGAACGACGAAATCCAGGTGCCCGTCTTCGTCACCAACCTGTCCGGCAAGGCGCAGGACGTGAAGGTGACGCTGGCCACCGAGTCGCTGCCGGTGCCGGGGCTGGCGCAGCCCGCAACGGTGGGCTCGCCCGTGCAGTTGCTGGGCAAGAGCGAGGGCCGCGTCCGGCTGGAGGACGGCAAGTCCACCACCTTCGTCTTCCAGGCCCGGGCCGTCCAGGCGGTGGGCGCGGCGCGGATGACGGTGACGGTGGAGGGCGGCGGGCACACCTCGCGCGAGACGCTGGACGTGCCGCTGACTCCCGCCGGCCCGCGCGAGCGCCGCGTGCAGCGCGTGGAGCTGGCGCAGGGGACGACGGACCTCTCCAAGCTCCTCCAGGGCTGGGTGCCCACCACGGAGCGCACCACGCTGTGGGTGACGACGAACCCGTATGCGCAGTCGCTCCAGCACCTCTCGTACCTGGTGCGTTACCCGTACGGGTGCGTGGAGCAGACGACGTCCTCCACGCGGCCGCTGCTCTTCGTCTCGGAGCTGCTGGACACCGTGGACCCCACGCTGACGCAGGGCAAGCCGGTGGGGGACCTGGTGCTGGCGGGCATCAACCGCGTCCTCTCCATGCAGACGTCGGCGGGCGGCTTCGCCTACTGGCCGGGCCACACCGAGCCGGTGGACTGGGGCACCGCCTACGCGACGCACATGCTGCTGGACGCGCAGAAGCTGAAGTACCCCGTGCCGCAGGACCGGCTGGATGACGCCCTCGCGTGGATGGGCAACATGCTCAACAACTACGAGGGCCGCACGGGCCGGCACGGCGGGTACAGCGAGAGCTCGGAGGCGTACATGCACTACGTGCTGGCGCTGGGCGGCAAGGGGCGCAAGGCGCGGGTGCAGAAGATGGTGGAGGCGCTGGCGGAGAAGGCGAAGAAGACGCCGCTGGTGGGCGAGGAGCGCGAGCAGGACTACATGCTCAAGGCCGCGCTGTGGCTGGCGGGAGACCGCCGCTACGAGAAGGAGCTGAAGAGCCCGGACCTGTCGCCCGTCACCGACGAGCGGAAGAACAACTGGTCCTTCTACTCGGACAAGCGGCGCCGGGGCTTCATGCTCAGCACCTTCCAGGATTTGTTCGGCAACGACGCGGCGGGTGAGCCGCTGGCGCAGCTGGTGGCCGAGTCGCTCCAGACGCACTCGAGCAGCGGGTACACCACGCAGGAGCTGGTGTGGGGCATCAGCGGCCTGGGCAAGCGGCTGCAGGGCACGGCCTCGACCTTCTCCGCGCCGGTGCTGACGGCGGAGGGCAAGACGGTGGCGCCGGTGCAGGACAAGGCCGCGCGCACGTCGGACCGCACCTGGGCGCTGGCCCGGGCCAGCGAGCGGCAGGGCCTCAATCTGGAGGTGAAGTCCAAGGACGCGGGCAAGCTGTACCTCATCGTCAGCAGCGAGGGCGTGCGCACGGACGGCCAGGTGAAGTCGGGAGGCCAGGGCCTCACGCTGACGCGCCGGTGGCGGAAGCTGGACGGCACGGAGCTGGCGCTCGGGGCGGACCCGGTGGCGCTGGCGGACCTCGTCTACGTGGAGCTGGAGGTGCGCAACACCACGGCCGGGCGCGTGCAGAACATCGCGCTGGTGGACCGGCTGCCGGCGGGCTGGGAAATCGAGAATGCGCGGCTGGGCCGGGGTGGCGCCGTGTCCTGGGTGGACGCGGACGCGCTGTGGTCGGCGGACTACGTCAACATCCGCGATGACAGGATGGAGGTCTTCGGCAGCCTGAACTCAGGCGAGTCGAAGAAGGTCGTCTACGCGGTGCGCGCGGTGACGGCGGGCACCTTCCAGCTGCCGTCGGCGGAGGCGGAGGCCATGTACGACCCGCGCCTCTGGGCCCGCGAGAAGCCCGGCACGGTGCGGGTGTCCGGCCCGTGGAAGGACAACCTGCTCTAG
- a CDS encoding response regulator, with protein sequence MKPSGRILIVDDSPDFLDTYRTILATEGYSVVTVEDGKSALAKLDEPGWDLVLLDRKLQGRFGPDTGLDLMRDIQTRAPAAKVILVTGVADAESVERAFASGAYDYLEKNAYLEAILKIKVRNALEAARERRMAALANGKREEALRELWLSVRTEKDPHRKGQQLEDLVALLFKSIAGFERTETNRQSLDEQIDILIPNESTDPFWQQAQSQYFLGECKNWSKPVGPTELDSFRLDIKRRFGRCRLGFFIGIGGFTPGFQTRLAASREDDALIVTLDAHQLGELVETRDRNSKLKELHARALMASTRDT encoded by the coding sequence ATGAAACCGTCCGGAAGAATCCTCATCGTCGACGACTCGCCGGACTTCCTCGACACCTACCGGACCATCCTCGCCACCGAGGGCTACTCCGTGGTGACCGTGGAAGACGGCAAGTCCGCGCTCGCGAAGCTCGACGAGCCTGGGTGGGACCTGGTCCTGCTCGACAGGAAGCTCCAAGGGCGATTCGGGCCCGACACCGGGCTGGATCTCATGCGCGACATCCAGACGCGGGCGCCTGCCGCGAAGGTCATCCTCGTCACCGGCGTAGCAGACGCTGAGTCCGTCGAGCGCGCCTTCGCCAGCGGGGCCTACGACTACCTGGAGAAGAACGCCTATCTGGAGGCCATCCTCAAGATCAAGGTGCGCAACGCCCTCGAAGCCGCGCGAGAGCGGCGGATGGCGGCCCTGGCCAACGGCAAGCGCGAGGAAGCGCTCCGTGAACTCTGGCTCAGCGTGAGGACCGAGAAGGACCCTCATCGGAAGGGTCAACAGCTGGAGGACCTGGTCGCCCTGCTATTCAAGTCCATTGCCGGCTTCGAGCGCACCGAGACGAACAGGCAGAGCCTCGACGAGCAGATCGACATCCTCATCCCCAACGAGTCCACCGACCCGTTCTGGCAGCAGGCCCAGTCCCAGTACTTCCTGGGTGAGTGCAAGAACTGGTCGAAGCCAGTAGGCCCAACCGAGCTGGATTCCTTCCGCCTCGACATCAAGCGTCGCTTCGGCCGCTGCCGGCTTGGGTTCTTCATCGGCATCGGCGGCTTCACCCCGGGCTTCCAGACCCGGCTGGCGGCCTCCCGGGAGGACGATGCGCTCATCGTCACACTCGATGCCCATCAACTCGGTGAACTGGTAGAGACTCGCGACAGGAATTCGAAGCTGAAAGAACTCCACGCACGCGCGCTCATGGCCAGCACGCGAGACACCTGA
- a CDS encoding pseudouridine synthase: MSRKPDKPKPSQHKRWEGKEKPDWLSRALARAGVFPQKEAEDAIRAGRVTINGRVALMALAPVPPGAVVKVDGHPVTLGAPATRVLAFHKPAGVLSSTARQHRTGTVFEVLLPQLPPELAGYSWHAVGRLDVDSTGLLLFTNDDKLVAHATSPDTRLPKTYVATVFSTADDEKVEPLRKGMTLDDGLARPAKVVVRDEHTVEVTITEGRNHQVKRMLGAVGLPVRALHREAVGDIKLDIPEGSFRLLSDEEVREGLRYEGRAPTED, encoded by the coding sequence ATGTCCCGCAAGCCCGACAAGCCGAAGCCCTCGCAGCACAAGCGCTGGGAGGGCAAGGAGAAGCCGGACTGGCTGTCTCGCGCGCTCGCCCGGGCCGGCGTCTTCCCGCAGAAGGAAGCCGAGGACGCCATCCGCGCCGGCCGCGTCACCATCAACGGCCGTGTCGCGTTGATGGCGCTCGCGCCCGTGCCTCCGGGCGCCGTCGTGAAGGTGGATGGCCACCCCGTGACGCTGGGCGCCCCGGCCACGCGCGTGCTCGCCTTCCACAAGCCCGCGGGCGTCCTGTCCTCCACCGCCCGCCAGCACCGCACCGGCACCGTGTTCGAGGTGCTCCTGCCCCAGCTCCCGCCCGAGCTGGCCGGCTACTCGTGGCACGCCGTGGGCCGCCTGGACGTGGACTCCACCGGGCTGCTGCTCTTCACCAATGACGACAAGCTGGTGGCCCACGCCACCTCCCCCGACACACGCCTGCCCAAGACCTACGTGGCCACGGTGTTCAGCACCGCGGACGACGAGAAGGTGGAGCCCCTGCGCAAGGGGATGACGCTCGACGACGGCCTCGCCCGGCCCGCGAAGGTCGTCGTCCGCGACGAGCACACCGTGGAGGTCACCATCACCGAGGGCCGCAACCACCAGGTGAAGCGGATGCTCGGCGCCGTGGGCCTGCCCGTGCGCGCCCTCCACCGCGAGGCCGTGGGCGACATCAAGCTGGACATCCCCGAGGGCAGCTTCCGGCTCCTCAGCGACGAGGAGGTCCGCGAGGGGCTGCGCTACGAGGGCCGCGCTCCGACGG
- a CDS encoding RNA methyltransferase, with translation MVLPVRFVLMRPRNAENLGAAARALKNCGLSDWVWVTPEVEDLAPARRLAVHAEDVLDAARRAATLEEAVSDCVWVVGTSSRKVEGKRRLPPRAVGEELVSRAPQGPVALVFGDERSGLTNAEVERCHDLSAVPTAPEQPSINLAQAVLLYAYEVRVATLEASAPPPGPLPAAATDAELAQVESTLDTLLGAGGFLVDELPGRTALRDLFAPLRRSRLTRKEARLWLAALHTVRKKLPPG, from the coding sequence ATGGTGTTGCCCGTCCGTTTCGTCCTCATGCGCCCGCGCAACGCGGAGAACCTTGGCGCCGCCGCGAGGGCGCTGAAGAACTGCGGCCTGTCCGACTGGGTCTGGGTGACGCCGGAGGTGGAGGACCTGGCCCCGGCGCGCCGGCTCGCCGTCCATGCCGAGGACGTGCTGGACGCCGCCCGGCGCGCGGCCACGCTGGAGGAGGCCGTCTCCGACTGCGTCTGGGTGGTGGGCACCAGCTCGCGCAAGGTGGAGGGCAAGCGCCGGCTGCCGCCGCGCGCCGTGGGCGAGGAGCTGGTCTCCCGCGCGCCCCAGGGCCCGGTGGCGCTCGTCTTCGGCGACGAGCGCAGCGGCCTCACCAACGCGGAGGTGGAGCGCTGCCATGACCTGTCCGCCGTCCCCACCGCGCCCGAGCAGCCCTCCATCAACCTGGCCCAGGCGGTGCTGCTGTACGCCTACGAGGTGCGCGTGGCCACGCTGGAGGCCAGCGCGCCGCCGCCCGGGCCCCTGCCCGCCGCCGCCACGGACGCGGAGCTGGCGCAGGTGGAGTCCACGCTGGACACCCTGCTGGGCGCCGGAGGCTTCCTCGTAGACGAGCTGCCGGGACGCACGGCCTTGCGCGACTTGTTCGCGCCGCTGCGCCGCTCGCGGCTGACGCGGAAGGAGGCGCGGCTGTGGCTGGCCGCGCTCCATACCGTCCGCAAGAAGCTGCCGCCGGGCTGA